From Syngnathus typhle isolate RoL2023-S1 ecotype Sweden linkage group LG13, RoL_Styp_1.0, whole genome shotgun sequence, a single genomic window includes:
- the napgb gene encoding N-ethylmaleimide-sensitive factor attachment protein, gamma b — MAAQKINEAHEHIAKAEKCLKTSFTKWKPDFDSAASEYAKAAVCFKNAKQYEQAKDAYLKEAEYHTENKTLFHAAKAIEQAGMMMKEQKKMPEAIQYIEKACMMYMENGTPDTAAMALDRAGKLIEPLNLEKAVDLYQKAAGVFENEDRLRQAVELLGKASRLLVRLKRLDEAAVALQKEKNMYKEIENFPMCFKKTTAQVLIHLHRADFVAADKCVRESYSLPGYSGSEDCIAMETLLQGYDEQDEDQAYRVCNSPLLKYMDNDYAKLAISLRVPGGGGKKKKAAAAQAGGADGETTAAAEDEDEYEGGLC; from the exons ATGGCTGCTCAGAAAATAAACGAAGCCCACGAACACATAGCCAAAGCCGAGAAATG CTTAAAGACAAGCTTCACAAAATGGAAGCCGGATTTTGACAGCGCTGCCTCAGAATATGCTAAAGCAG CTGTATGCTTCAAGAACGCCAAGCAGTACGAGCAAGCAAAGGATGCCTACCTGAAGGAGGCAGAGTATCACACGGAGAACAAAAC GCTTTTCCACGCTGCCAA GGCTATTGAACAAGCAGGCATGATGATGAAAGAGCAGAAAAAGATGCCCGAGGCCATCCAGTACATCGAGAAGGCGTGTATGATGTACATGGAGAACGGGACACCTGATACCGCCGCCATGGCGCTGGACCGTGCTGGGAA GCTGATAGAACCGCTCAACCTGGAGAAGGCTGTGGACTTGTATCAGAAGGCCGCTGGTGTATTTGAG AATGAGGACCGTCTGCGTCAGGCTGTGGAGTTGCTGGGCAAAGCTTCCAGGTTGTTGGTGCGATTAAAAAG GTTGGACGAAGCTGCTGTAGCTCTGCAGAAAGAGAAGAACATGTACAAGGAGATTGAGAACTTCCCAATGTGCTTCAAG AAAACGACGGCCCAGGTCCTGATCCACCTTCACCGAGCCGACTTCGTTGCTGCTGACAAGTGTGTCCGAGAGAGCTACAG CCTGCCAGGTTACAGTGGTAGCGAGGACTGCATCGCCATGGAGACACTGCTGCAAGGTTACGACGAGCAGGATGAGGATCAAGCGTACCGGGTGTGCAACTCCCCCCTGCTCAAGTACATGGACAATGAC TACGCCAAGCTGGCCATCTCACTGCGGGTGCCTGGCGGAggaggcaaaaagaaaaaggccgCCGCTGCTCAGGCAGGGGGCGCTGACGGGGAGACGACAGCTGCCGCTGAGGACGAAGATGAGTACGAGGGTGGGCTTTGTTAG